Proteins from a single region of Hydra vulgaris chromosome 12, alternate assembly HydraT2T_AEP:
- the LOC136089117 gene encoding uncharacterized protein LOC136089117, whose translation MVQDWMKLKSLSKRNNAAEVKKRKNFKENMKKVFWIGENPLNMIEKIRKDRLRNQNDKEEDIAFLKDQLEERKGMLEGLDKRFQYSLKRKYKSKCSYNKLNNVSDTDSENSLSSFNTNKSNSSDSEFEIELYIDLTNSVNLPKDILHHTAHTAVGEGLTPHQHTAILSSIIVNSGGCMSEFVCSKSSSYRAAENAVVMGANESRDHIKSISKSSNSLITIHFDGKIVKELTEEKQFSKDRLAVLARIKGQTELLGIPVIGSGEHQKEAIEELISNFGLEDKVQCLCFDTTSANTGKAKGACSRIIVHLQRPMLLTACRHHIFERHVTHFWELYPSSHTSGPEKKLFKHLKNHWNDLDTENQDLKRLSTPVDSWINEQRLSAIQFCRYIISTKVFKKDGKFRKDYQELAELTLMVLSHTDRFKLHNPGAVHHARFMGKSLFYLKLFLLMEKIPEINEESKDEITEMTKFLSFFYTEWFLRAELSSTAPTQMKRFEELNKAGAQAVSESIMRHTWYLDQYLVIIAIADQKCKERRNMAKRLFGLKRPSIEEYSLERQVLDKDILKNLNFSQDEPPSLVPLVT comes from the exons ATGGTGCAAGACTGGATGAAGCTGAAAAGCCTAAGCAAAAGAAACAACGCTgctgaagttaaaaaaagaaagaactttaaagaaaatatgaaaaaggtTTTCTGGATCGGAGAAAACCCACTAAATATGATtgagaaaataagaaaagataGACTGAGAAACCAAAATGACAAAGAGGAAGACATAGCTTTTCTTAAAGACCAATTAGAGGAAAGGAAAGGAATGTTAGAGGGATTGGATAAGAGATttcaatattcattaaaaagaaagtataaatCTAAAtgtagttataataaattaaacaatgtaTCAGATACTGATTCTGAAAATTCATTAAGTTCTTTTAATACCAATAAAAGCAATTCAAGTGATAGTGAATTTGAAATTGAGTTATATATTGATCTTACAAATTCTGTCAACCTACCAAAGGATATCTTGCACCATACTGCTCACACAGCAGTTGGAGAGGGTTTAACTCCACATCAACATACAGCAATTCTTAGCAGTATTATTGTCAATTCTGGAGGATGCATGTCTGAGTTTGTATGCTCTAAATCTTCATCATACAGAGCAGCAGAGAATGCTGTGGTAATGGGTGCAAATGAAAGCAGAGACCATATAAAAAGCATTTCTAAATCTTCAAATTCTCTGATAACAattcattttgatggaaaaattgtaaaagaacTTACTGAagaaaaacagttttcaaaagaTAGGTTAGCTGTTCTTGCTAGGATTAAAGGACAAACCGAGTTACTTGGAATTCCAGTAATCGGTTCTGGAGAACACCAAAAAGAAGCTATAGAAGAACTTATTTCTAACTTTGGATTAGAGGATAAAGTTCAGTGTCTTTGCTTTGATACCACTAGCGCCAACACAGGTAAAGCAAAAGGAGCTTGTAGCAGAATCATTGTGCACTTACAGCGCCCTATGTTATTAACTGCATGTCGACACCATATTTTTGAGCGTCATGTTACCCATTTTTGGGAACTTTATCCAAGTAGTCATACTTCAGgaccagaaaaaaaattatttaaacatctGAAGAACCATTGGAATGATCTAGATACTGaaaatcaagatttaaaaagattatcaaCTCCTGTTGATTCCTGGATTAATGAACAAAGGCTGAGTGCTATTCAATTTTGCAGATATATAATTAGCACTAAAGTTTTTAAGAAG gaTGGAAAGTTTCGTAAAGATTATCAAGAATTGGCTGAACTTACATTGATGGTACTGTCACACACTGACAGGTTTAAACTTCACAATCCTGGAGCTGTTCATCATGCCAGATTCATgggtaaaagtttattttacctAAAACTGTTTCTACTTATGGAAAAAATCCCTGAAATCAATGAAGAGAGCAAGGATGAAATCACTGAAATGACAAagtttctttcctttttttacaCTGAATGGTTTCTTAGAGCGGAGCTAAGTTCAACTGCTCCAACGCAG ATGAAAAGGTTTGAGGAATTGAATAAAGCTGGAGCTCAAGCTGTTTCTGAATCCATTATGCGACATACTTGGTACCTTGACCAATATTTAGTCATTATAGCAATTGCAGATCAGAAATGTAAAGAACGTAGAAACATGGCTAAGAGACTATTTGGTTTAAAACGACCCTCTATAGAGGAGTATTCCTTAGAAAGACAGGTGTTGGATAAAGACATTCTGAAGAACTTAAACTTTTCACAGGATGAGCCTCCCAGTTTAGTTCCACTAGTTACATAG